The following proteins are co-located in the Acidicapsa acidisoli genome:
- the moeB gene encoding molybdopterin-synthase adenylyltransferase MoeB, translating to MTNATAEPEALPQLTNDELGRYSRHLILPEVGMEGQQRLKAAKVLCVGTGGLGSPLALYLAAAGIGTLGLIDFDVVDSSNLQRQIIHSTSDVGRKKVDSAQEKLNALNPAMNVVKHDTMLTSANALEIFAQYDIVADGTDNFQTRYLVNDACVMLKKPNAYGSIFRFEGQASVFATEEGPCYRCLYPEPPPPGLVPSCAEGGVLGILPGIVGVIQATEVIKLILGKGEPLVGRLLLVDALSMRFRELKLRKNPECPVCGTNPTVTELIDYNQFCGIAPEPAQAATVKNGIPQISVKELKARNDSKEARNDNFLLLDVREPYEYQIAQIGGKLIPQNDVPNRLGELNPEQEILIHCRSGARSQKIAELLKANGFQKVSNVAGGILAWSDEIDPKVQKY from the coding sequence ATGACCAATGCGACCGCCGAACCCGAAGCACTGCCCCAGCTCACAAACGACGAACTGGGACGCTACTCCCGCCACCTCATCCTCCCCGAAGTCGGCATGGAAGGCCAACAGCGGCTCAAGGCCGCGAAAGTGCTCTGTGTCGGCACAGGTGGCCTCGGTTCGCCTCTGGCGCTCTATCTCGCCGCGGCAGGCATCGGGACTCTCGGACTCATCGACTTCGACGTCGTCGACTCCAGCAATCTCCAGCGCCAGATCATTCACAGCACCAGCGATGTTGGCCGCAAAAAGGTCGACTCCGCTCAGGAAAAGCTCAACGCGCTCAATCCCGCGATGAATGTCGTCAAGCACGACACCATGCTGACCAGCGCCAACGCGCTCGAGATCTTCGCGCAGTACGACATCGTCGCCGACGGCACGGATAACTTCCAAACCCGCTACCTCGTCAACGACGCCTGCGTGATGCTGAAGAAGCCCAACGCCTACGGCAGCATCTTCCGCTTCGAGGGTCAGGCCTCCGTCTTCGCCACCGAGGAAGGCCCCTGCTATCGCTGCCTCTACCCCGAACCACCCCCGCCGGGCCTCGTTCCGAGCTGCGCCGAAGGCGGAGTGCTCGGCATCCTGCCCGGCATCGTCGGCGTGATTCAGGCCACAGAGGTTATCAAGCTTATCCTCGGCAAGGGCGAACCGCTGGTCGGCCGCTTGCTTCTGGTCGACGCGCTATCGATGCGTTTCCGCGAACTCAAGCTGCGCAAGAATCCCGAGTGCCCAGTCTGCGGAACCAACCCGACGGTCACCGAACTGATCGACTACAACCAGTTCTGCGGAATCGCACCCGAACCAGCCCAGGCGGCAACCGTGAAAAACGGCATCCCACAGATCTCTGTCAAAGAGCTGAAAGCCCGCAACGACAGCAAAGAAGCCCGCAACGACAACTTCCTGCTCCTCGACGTCCGCGAGCCTTACGAGTATCAGATCGCGCAGATCGGCGGAAAACTCATCCCGCAAAACGACGTCCCCAACCGCCTAGGCGAACTCAATCCTGAGCAGGAAATCCTGATCCATTGCCGCAGCGGAGCCCGCAGCCAGAAGATCGCCGAATTGCTCAAGGCCAACGGCTTCCAGAAAGTCAGCAACGTAGCAGGCGGCATCCTCGCCTGGTCCGACGAAATCGACCCTAAAGTCCAGAAATACTAG